From the genome of Natrinema marinum:
TGCGACGTGGTGCCCGCGGCCACCGAGCCGGCCTGGCTGAGTAGGACGAACAGGGTGAACAGGGCGCCGATCATTCGGGGGTGCTGTGCGAGGTAATCCTTCATGCT
Proteins encoded in this window:
- a CDS encoding DUF7503 family protein — translated: MDAKDSMKDYLAQHPRMIGALFTLFVLLSQAGSVAAGTTSQVGP